One part of the Eucalyptus grandis isolate ANBG69807.140 chromosome 10, ASM1654582v1, whole genome shotgun sequence genome encodes these proteins:
- the LOC104421291 gene encoding proteinaceous RNase P 2 isoform X2 codes for MAAPHPSTHLKSQKKSRKNQTPEANFQVALNSLSKTRDLPGAIALYEGAAASRGVRLNQHHFNALLYICSNAVAEASLKESALDHGFRIHAHMESCGVAPSEATVTAVARLAAARGDGDYAFGLVRKMGERGIAPRLRTYDPALYCFCGALEADKAYEVEEHMRSAGLSLEEPELSALLRVSAETGREERVYEYLHKLRDCVRWVSEETAVSIESWFSGEKAVGVGDANYDRSRVKDVVLRNGGGFHGLGWIGKGNWVVRRGNVDENGVCSCCGERLACVDIDDMETESFASSIAALAFERESKANFSDFQDWLEKHADYEAIVDGANIGLYQQNFADGGFSVPQLDAVVKELYGRSKGKWPLVILHNKRLKGLLESSPHKQLLQEWIDKGVLYTTPSGSNDDWYWLYAAVRLRCLLLTNDEMRDHIFELLGSKFFSKWKERHQVRYTFVKGSPVLIMPLPFSPVIQESETGSWHVPVKDDSNEEIVRTWVCITRPSVCKSSNGVLASKESPEGSNNFLNNHKLLNSSKPGTTTEDSNALGSIGFSQDCVNNTNIMTRKRKERSSSPPPLASSS; via the exons ATGGCCGCTCCCCATCCGTCAACCCACCTCAAATCCCAGAAGAAGAGCAGGAAGAACCAAACCCCCGAAGCCAATTTCCAGGTCGCCCTGAACTCGCTGTCCAAGACCCGAGATCTGCCGGGCGCGATCGCCCTGTACGAGGGAGCCGCCGCATCGCGGGGGGTCCGCCTCAACCAGCACCATTTCAATGCCCTCCTCTACATCTGCTCCAACGCCGTGGCCGAGGCTTCGCTCAAGGAGTCGGCCTTGGACCACGGGTTCCGGATCCACGCCCACATGGAGTCCTGCGGGGTGGCCCCCAGCGAGGCCACGGTCACCgcggtggcgaggctcgccgcggCGAGAGGGGACGGGGACTACGCCTTCGGGTTGGTTAGGAAGATGGGGGAGCGCGGGATCGCGCCCCGCCTGCGCACGTATGATCCGGCGTTGTATTGCTTCTGCGGGGCGCTGGAGGCCGACAAGGCGTACGAGGTGGAGGAGCATATGCGGAGCGCGGGGCTGAGTTTGGAGGAGCCGGAGCTGTCGGCGCTGTTGAGGGTTAGCGCGGAGAcggggagggaggagagggttTATGAGTATCTGCATAAGTTGAGGGATTGTGTCCGGTGGGTGAGCGAAGAGACTGCCGTGTCGATCGAGAGTTGGTTTAGCGGAGAGAAGGCTGTTGGGGTTGGCGATGCGAATTACGATCGAAGCCGTGTTAAAGATGTGGTTTTGAGGAATGGAGGGGGATTTCATGGTCTCGGGTGGATTGGGAAGGGAAACTGGGTAGTGAGAAGAGGTAATGTGGATGAAAATGGGGTTTGTAGTTGCTGTGGAGAGCGACTGGCTTGCGTGGATATCGATGATATGGAAACCGAGAGCTTTGCCAGTTCTATTGCAGCATTGGCCTTTGAAAGGGAGTCAAAGGCAAATTTTAGTGACTTTCAG GATTGGCTTGAAAAGCATGCTGATTACGAGGCCATAGTTGATGGAGCAAACATTGGCCTCTATCAACAGAATTTTGCAGATGGTGGCTTCAGTGTTCCTCAG CTTGATGCTGTTGTGAAAGAACTGTATGGAAGGAGCAAAGGCAAATGGCCACTTGTTATCCTGCACAATAAGCGCCTTAAAGGTCTTTTGGAAAGTTCTCCCCACAAACAGCTGCTTCAGGAATGGATAGATAAGGGTGTTTTGTACACAACACCAAGTGGATCTAATGATGATTG GTATTGGCTTTATGCTGCTGTGAGGCTCAGGTGTCTTCTTCTGACGAACGATGAAATGCGAGATCATATTTTTGAACTCCTAGGAAGCAAATTTTTCTCCAAGTGGAAGGAGAGACATCAG GTTCGATACACATTTGTAAAAGGTAGTCCAGTGCTTATAATGCCACTCCCATTTTCTCCGGTCATCCAG GAATCTGAGACAGGGTCTTGGCATGTACCTGTCAAGGATGACAGCAATGAGGAAATTGTAAGAACTTGGGTATGCATCACCAGGCCAAGCGTCTGCAAGAGTTCCAATGGAGTTTTAGCAAGTAAAGAGTCTCCTGAAGGTAGCAATAATTTCCTTAACAATCATAAACTATTGAATTCAAGCAAACCAGGAACTACTACAGAGGACAGCAATGCACTAGGCAGCATAGGTTTTTCTCAGGATTGCGTGAATAATACAAACATCATGACacgtaaaagaaaagagaggtcTTCATCTCCTCCGCCATTGGCATCTTCTTCTTAG
- the LOC104421291 gene encoding proteinaceous RNase P 2 isoform X1, with protein sequence MAAPHPSTHLKSQKKSRKNQTPEANFQVALNSLSKTRDLPGAIALYEGAAASRGVRLNQHHFNALLYICSNAVAEASLKESALDHGFRIHAHMESCGVAPSEATVTAVARLAAARGDGDYAFGLVRKMGERGIAPRLRTYDPALYCFCGALEADKAYEVEEHMRSAGLSLEEPELSALLRVSAETGREERVYEYLHKLRDCVRWVSEETAVSIESWFSGEKAVGVGDANYDRSRVKDVVLRNGGGFHGLGWIGKGNWVVRRGNVDENGVCSCCGERLACVDIDDMETESFASSIAALAFERESKANFSDFQDWLEKHADYEAIVDGANIGLYQQNFADGGFSVPQLDAVVKELYGRSKGKWPLVILHNKRLKGLLESSPHKQLLQEWIDKGVLYTTPSGSNDDWYWLYAAVRLRCLLLTNDEMRDHIFELLGSKFFSKWKERHQVFFVKLPELPELLHPFQNVTKVRYTFVKGSPVLIMPLPFSPVIQESETGSWHVPVKDDSNEEIVRTWVCITRPSVCKSSNGVLASKESPEGSNNFLNNHKLLNSSKPGTTTEDSNALGSIGFSQDCVNNTNIMTRKRKERSSSPPPLASSS encoded by the exons ATGGCCGCTCCCCATCCGTCAACCCACCTCAAATCCCAGAAGAAGAGCAGGAAGAACCAAACCCCCGAAGCCAATTTCCAGGTCGCCCTGAACTCGCTGTCCAAGACCCGAGATCTGCCGGGCGCGATCGCCCTGTACGAGGGAGCCGCCGCATCGCGGGGGGTCCGCCTCAACCAGCACCATTTCAATGCCCTCCTCTACATCTGCTCCAACGCCGTGGCCGAGGCTTCGCTCAAGGAGTCGGCCTTGGACCACGGGTTCCGGATCCACGCCCACATGGAGTCCTGCGGGGTGGCCCCCAGCGAGGCCACGGTCACCgcggtggcgaggctcgccgcggCGAGAGGGGACGGGGACTACGCCTTCGGGTTGGTTAGGAAGATGGGGGAGCGCGGGATCGCGCCCCGCCTGCGCACGTATGATCCGGCGTTGTATTGCTTCTGCGGGGCGCTGGAGGCCGACAAGGCGTACGAGGTGGAGGAGCATATGCGGAGCGCGGGGCTGAGTTTGGAGGAGCCGGAGCTGTCGGCGCTGTTGAGGGTTAGCGCGGAGAcggggagggaggagagggttTATGAGTATCTGCATAAGTTGAGGGATTGTGTCCGGTGGGTGAGCGAAGAGACTGCCGTGTCGATCGAGAGTTGGTTTAGCGGAGAGAAGGCTGTTGGGGTTGGCGATGCGAATTACGATCGAAGCCGTGTTAAAGATGTGGTTTTGAGGAATGGAGGGGGATTTCATGGTCTCGGGTGGATTGGGAAGGGAAACTGGGTAGTGAGAAGAGGTAATGTGGATGAAAATGGGGTTTGTAGTTGCTGTGGAGAGCGACTGGCTTGCGTGGATATCGATGATATGGAAACCGAGAGCTTTGCCAGTTCTATTGCAGCATTGGCCTTTGAAAGGGAGTCAAAGGCAAATTTTAGTGACTTTCAG GATTGGCTTGAAAAGCATGCTGATTACGAGGCCATAGTTGATGGAGCAAACATTGGCCTCTATCAACAGAATTTTGCAGATGGTGGCTTCAGTGTTCCTCAG CTTGATGCTGTTGTGAAAGAACTGTATGGAAGGAGCAAAGGCAAATGGCCACTTGTTATCCTGCACAATAAGCGCCTTAAAGGTCTTTTGGAAAGTTCTCCCCACAAACAGCTGCTTCAGGAATGGATAGATAAGGGTGTTTTGTACACAACACCAAGTGGATCTAATGATGATTG GTATTGGCTTTATGCTGCTGTGAGGCTCAGGTGTCTTCTTCTGACGAACGATGAAATGCGAGATCATATTTTTGAACTCCTAGGAAGCAAATTTTTCTCCAAGTGGAAGGAGAGACATCAGGTATTTTTTGTCAAGTTGCCAGAGTTGCCTGAGCTTCTACATCCCTTTCAGAATGTTACTAAG GTTCGATACACATTTGTAAAAGGTAGTCCAGTGCTTATAATGCCACTCCCATTTTCTCCGGTCATCCAG GAATCTGAGACAGGGTCTTGGCATGTACCTGTCAAGGATGACAGCAATGAGGAAATTGTAAGAACTTGGGTATGCATCACCAGGCCAAGCGTCTGCAAGAGTTCCAATGGAGTTTTAGCAAGTAAAGAGTCTCCTGAAGGTAGCAATAATTTCCTTAACAATCATAAACTATTGAATTCAAGCAAACCAGGAACTACTACAGAGGACAGCAATGCACTAGGCAGCATAGGTTTTTCTCAGGATTGCGTGAATAATACAAACATCATGACacgtaaaagaaaagagaggtcTTCATCTCCTCCGCCATTGGCATCTTCTTCTTAG